The Ruficoccus amylovorans genome has a segment encoding these proteins:
- a CDS encoding complex I subunit 4 family protein, with protein sequence MTDFNSLLLILAIVIPLAAAVLMLFGQKLCPCVTKIIAGVGFLAPAAIALWLWGQYAGATQNAAGYAYLSQFDLGLKETLGISLYLGLNGISAPLFLLAGIVGLAAGWQAISSKAERLPQYLLLLLVMQGGLMGVFASIDIFFFYFFHELALIPTFIMIGIWGGAGRRSAAMEMTVYLTLGAMLSLLGLIYIYKASDWTGFDLIALRDYVAANSLPDVLQHNIFGLLLFGFGILVSLFPFHSWAPRGYAAAPTANAMLHAGVLKKFGLYGLVQIAVPLLPVGAIEWNPLLIWLALGNILFIGFVTIAQRDLKLMVGYSSVMHMGYIFLGVATLSVAGIGGAVILMFAHGLSVALMFLLSSAVYARTGTYDMRDMGGLGMKAPILAGFFVAASMASVGLPGFANFWGEFTIFMALWKEHAWAVAPAVAGIVISAVYGLRAAAAIFMGPPSAAFAKASEGKTIGDITRAERIPAIILFLGLVLVGLWPRAISNSIDEQLMSEPAYQPRVLSTVAPEAATAPAGHDNQESAS encoded by the coding sequence ATGACGGACTTTAATTCCTTGCTGCTAATCCTCGCCATCGTCATTCCGCTGGCGGCTGCGGTGCTGATGCTCTTTGGGCAAAAGCTCTGCCCCTGCGTCACGAAGATTATCGCCGGGGTCGGCTTTCTGGCCCCCGCGGCAATCGCACTGTGGTTGTGGGGACAATACGCCGGGGCGACTCAGAACGCCGCCGGTTACGCCTACCTGAGCCAGTTCGACCTGGGCCTCAAGGAAACGCTCGGCATCAGCCTCTACCTGGGGTTGAACGGCATTTCCGCGCCGCTGTTTCTGCTGGCCGGGATCGTGGGGCTCGCCGCCGGCTGGCAGGCGATCAGCTCGAAGGCCGAGCGCCTTCCGCAGTACCTGCTGCTCCTGCTAGTCATGCAGGGCGGGCTGATGGGGGTCTTCGCCTCGATTGACATTTTCTTCTTCTACTTCTTCCACGAACTGGCGCTGATCCCGACCTTTATCATGATCGGCATCTGGGGCGGGGCCGGGCGCCGCTCGGCTGCGATGGAGATGACGGTGTACCTGACGCTGGGCGCGATGCTCTCGCTGCTCGGGCTGATCTACATCTACAAGGCCTCGGACTGGACCGGCTTCGATCTGATCGCGCTGCGCGACTACGTGGCCGCCAACAGCCTCCCCGACGTGCTCCAGCACAACATCTTCGGGCTGCTGCTCTTCGGCTTCGGCATCCTGGTTTCGCTTTTCCCCTTCCACTCGTGGGCCCCGCGCGGTTACGCCGCCGCCCCCACGGCCAACGCCATGCTCCACGCCGGGGTGCTGAAAAAGTTCGGCCTCTACGGGCTGGTGCAAATTGCCGTGCCGCTGCTGCCGGTGGGTGCGATTGAATGGAATCCGCTCCTGATCTGGCTCGCGCTGGGGAATATCCTTTTCATCGGCTTCGTCACCATCGCCCAGCGCGACCTCAAGCTCATGGTCGGGTACAGCTCGGTCATGCACATGGGGTACATTTTCCTCGGGGTCGCCACGCTGTCAGTGGCCGGGATCGGGGGCGCGGTCATCCTGATGTTCGCGCACGGCCTGTCCGTGGCGCTGATGTTCCTGCTGTCCTCGGCGGTCTATGCGCGCACCGGCACCTACGACATGCGCGACATGGGCGGCCTCGGCATGAAGGCCCCCATTCTGGCCGGGTTCTTCGTCGCCGCGAGCATGGCCAGCGTCGGCCTGCCCGGTTTCGCCAACTTCTGGGGCGAGTTCACGATCTTCATGGCCCTGTGGAAAGAACACGCCTGGGCGGTGGCTCCGGCTGTGGCCGGGATCGTCATCTCGGCGGTTTACGGCCTGCGTGCCGCCGCCGCGATCTTCATGGGGCCGCCGTCCGCCGCCTTCGCGAAGGCCTCGGAGGGCAAGACCATCGGCGACATCACCCGCGCCGAGCGCATTCCCGCGATTATCCTTTTCCTCGGACTCGTGCTGGTCGGCCTGTGGCCGCGTGCGATTTCCAACTCGATTGACGAGCAACTGATGAGCGAACCCGCCTACCAGCCCCGCGTACTCTCCACCGTCGCGCCCGAAGCGGCCACTGCGCCCGCCGGTCATGACAACCAGGAGTCGGCATCATGA
- a CDS encoding dihydrofolate reductase, whose translation MPLPASAIKPWKAIVAMADKNRAIGLNGGLPWRIPADLAFFKRTTLGHTVVMGRRTMEEIKKPLPRRDNVVITSQRGLPATGFQIIHSLDELDGLAPKGDLFIIGGAQLYAETLPMCATLFLTHVKGDYAGDTFLPPFEQLFDPVETLQEDDEIKIIRYRNKALLPES comes from the coding sequence ATGCCGCTGCCCGCCTCCGCCATCAAGCCCTGGAAAGCCATCGTCGCGATGGCCGACAAGAACCGTGCCATCGGCCTCAACGGCGGGTTACCCTGGCGCATTCCGGCCGACCTCGCTTTTTTCAAACGAACCACTCTCGGCCACACCGTGGTCATGGGGCGGCGCACGATGGAGGAAATCAAAAAGCCCCTCCCCCGCCGCGACAACGTAGTCATCACCAGCCAGCGGGGCCTGCCCGCAACGGGCTTCCAGATTATCCACAGCCTGGACGAGCTCGACGGCCTCGCGCCCAAGGGTGACCTGTTTATCATCGGGGGCGCCCAGCTTTACGCCGAGACCCTGCCCATGTGCGCCACGCTCTTTCTCACCCACGTCAAGGGTGACTACGCGGGCGACACCTTTTTGCCGCCCTTCGAGCAGCTTTTTGATCCGGTCGAAACCTTGCAGGAAGACGACGAGATCAAAATCATCCGCTACCGCAACAAGGCGCTTTTGCCGGAGAGTTAA
- the nuoK gene encoding NADH-quinone oxidoreductase subunit NuoK, whose amino-acid sequence MSGVGLNAYLFVAGLLFALGFFGVLLRRNTLVIYMCMELMLNAVNLALVAFSRYNQTMDGNLFVFFIITVAAAEVAVGLAIIVALYRKRRTVQVEELNALSN is encoded by the coding sequence ATGAGCGGAGTCGGACTCAACGCGTATCTTTTCGTGGCGGGCCTGCTGTTTGCCCTCGGGTTTTTCGGGGTGCTGCTGCGACGCAACACGCTGGTCATTTACATGTGCATGGAGCTCATGCTCAACGCCGTCAACCTGGCGCTGGTCGCGTTTTCGCGCTACAACCAGACCATGGACGGCAACCTGTTTGTCTTTTTCATCATCACGGTGGCAGCGGCTGAAGTCGCTGTCGGGCTGGCCATCATCGTCGCCCTTTACCGCAAACGCCGGACCGTCCAGGTCGAGGAACTTAACGCCCTGAGCAACTAG
- a CDS encoding thymidylate synthase: MQGYLDLLRLVMDQGEDRSDRTGTGTRSVFGAQARFGLRDTFPLLTTKKIHWRSVVYELLWFLRGDTNIRYLNDNKVTIWDEWADETGSLGPVYGAQWTRWQCPDGRQVNQLDELIDNLKNKPHSRRHIVSAWNVADLPDESKPPHVNAAEGKMALPPCHTMFQFYVSQDGGLSCQLYQRSADLFLGVPFNIASYALFTCMVAQVAGLRPKEFVHTFGDLHLYSNHFEQVEKQLAREPRPLPRLKLNPAITRLEDFDYADVELLGYDPHPGIKAPISV; this comes from the coding sequence ATGCAAGGCTACCTTGATCTGCTGCGGCTGGTGATGGACCAGGGCGAAGACCGTTCCGACCGGACCGGCACCGGCACCCGCAGCGTCTTTGGCGCGCAGGCCCGCTTTGGGCTGCGGGACACCTTTCCCCTCCTCACAACCAAGAAAATCCACTGGCGCTCAGTCGTTTACGAGTTGCTATGGTTTCTCAGGGGCGACACCAACATCCGCTACCTCAACGACAATAAAGTCACCATCTGGGACGAGTGGGCGGACGAAACCGGCAGCCTCGGCCCGGTTTACGGGGCGCAGTGGACCCGCTGGCAGTGCCCGGACGGGCGCCAGGTCAACCAACTCGACGAGTTGATAGACAATTTAAAAAACAAGCCCCACAGCCGCCGCCACATCGTCTCGGCCTGGAACGTGGCCGACCTGCCCGACGAGAGCAAGCCGCCGCACGTCAACGCCGCCGAGGGCAAGATGGCCCTCCCTCCGTGCCACACGATGTTCCAATTCTATGTCTCACAGGACGGCGGCCTCAGTTGCCAGCTCTACCAGCGCAGCGCGGACCTCTTTCTGGGCGTCCCCTTCAACATCGCCTCCTACGCGCTGTTCACCTGCATGGTCGCGCAGGTGGCCGGGCTGCGCCCGAAGGAGTTCGTCCACACCTTCGGCGACCTGCACCTCTACAGCAACCACTTCGAGCAGGTGGAAAAACAGCTCGCCCGCGAGCCGCGCCCCCTGCCCCGCCTCAAGCTCAACCCCGCCATCACCCGGCTGGAAGACTTCGACTACGCCGACGTGGAACTGCTCGGCTACGACCCGCACCCCGGGATCAAGGCCCCGATCTCCGTCTAA
- a CDS encoding NADH-quinone oxidoreductase subunit L, translating into MNPLELLAIILLLPLASAGIICLFLRRGGYWASAVSVVAALGIMVLSFVFLLRWDGQTISGSIPWLQLGQDYSFELGFLFNHEAATMLAVVAFIGFWIHVFSVGYMDDDKDKGRFFGGLSIFMFSMLGIVLSDNLFMVFVFWELVGFSSYMLIAHYWDQDYAAAAAKKAFIVNRVGDFGFLVGIAWAYHYYGTADISAITAQIQSGQSGVVTGIGLCLMCGFIGKSAQFPLQVWLTDAMAGPTPVSALIHAATMVAAGIYFMVRVFFLLSPFALEWILWSGAIMTAFAGFCALGQTDIKKSLAYSTLAHLGYMATAIGLGFPGLAIMHMAMHACFKATLFLCSGSLIHACHHEQNMFKMGGLWKKMPVTFIAFFVATLSISAVPFTAGYYSKDTIIASAWGKFAAGHGDAYAWAFGLTMLGALLTALYMGRMLFVVFFGKPNSEKASHAHESSPWMTAPLVVLGWVLSLGAGWFVYNWGWADGVMNGLIPADVAQFMVDGYSHAAGGWEAAHHLFEQSGAHWVEWLSIGCIVAGFLFTFFFYGRGPSQDRLQAKAPGLYHVLERHGWFDDVYDFYVTHIQQRFADFIAFLDTALIGGLVVRGTGAVAGLVGMVSRSLHVGSIHGYVYWFIAGVLLFGAFALGLLR; encoded by the coding sequence ATGAACCCTCTGGAACTGCTTGCGATCATTCTGCTACTCCCGCTGGCCTCAGCGGGGATAATCTGCCTGTTTCTGCGGCGCGGGGGCTATTGGGCCTCGGCGGTGTCCGTGGTGGCTGCTCTGGGCATCATGGTGCTGAGCTTCGTCTTCCTGCTGCGGTGGGATGGTCAGACGATCTCGGGCTCGATCCCGTGGCTGCAACTCGGCCAGGACTACAGCTTCGAACTGGGCTTTCTCTTTAACCACGAGGCGGCCACCATGCTGGCCGTCGTGGCCTTTATCGGCTTCTGGATCCACGTCTTCAGCGTGGGCTACATGGACGACGACAAGGACAAGGGCCGTTTCTTCGGCGGTCTGTCGATCTTCATGTTTTCGATGCTGGGCATCGTGCTCTCGGACAACCTGTTCATGGTGTTCGTGTTCTGGGAACTGGTCGGCTTCAGCTCGTACATGCTGATCGCCCACTACTGGGATCAGGACTACGCCGCCGCCGCCGCCAAGAAGGCCTTTATCGTCAACCGGGTGGGGGACTTCGGTTTCCTCGTCGGGATCGCCTGGGCCTACCACTACTACGGCACGGCGGACATCTCGGCCATCACCGCGCAGATTCAGAGCGGGCAGAGCGGTGTCGTCACCGGCATCGGCCTGTGCCTGATGTGCGGCTTCATCGGCAAGAGCGCGCAGTTCCCGCTCCAGGTGTGGCTGACCGACGCCATGGCGGGCCCGACTCCGGTCTCGGCCCTCATCCACGCCGCCACCATGGTGGCCGCCGGTATCTATTTCATGGTGCGGGTGTTCTTCCTGCTCTCGCCCTTTGCGCTGGAGTGGATCCTCTGGTCGGGCGCGATCATGACGGCCTTCGCCGGTTTCTGCGCCCTGGGCCAGACCGACATCAAAAAGAGCCTCGCGTACTCGACCCTGGCGCACCTCGGCTACATGGCCACGGCCATCGGCCTGGGCTTTCCTGGGCTGGCCATCATGCACATGGCCATGCATGCCTGCTTCAAGGCCACGCTCTTCCTCTGCTCCGGCTCGCTCATCCACGCCTGCCACCACGAGCAGAACATGTTCAAGATGGGCGGCCTGTGGAAGAAAATGCCCGTGACTTTCATCGCCTTCTTCGTGGCCACGCTGTCCATCTCCGCCGTGCCGTTTACCGCCGGTTACTACAGCAAGGACACGATCATCGCCAGCGCCTGGGGGAAATTCGCCGCCGGGCACGGGGACGCCTACGCGTGGGCCTTCGGGCTGACCATGCTCGGGGCGCTCCTGACCGCGCTCTACATGGGCCGGATGCTCTTCGTTGTCTTCTTCGGCAAGCCCAACTCGGAAAAGGCTTCGCACGCGCATGAAAGCAGCCCGTGGATGACGGCCCCGCTGGTCGTGCTCGGCTGGGTGCTCTCGCTGGGTGCGGGCTGGTTCGTGTACAACTGGGGCTGGGCCGACGGCGTCATGAACGGCCTCATCCCCGCCGATGTGGCGCAGTTCATGGTCGATGGCTACTCGCACGCCGCCGGCGGCTGGGAAGCGGCGCACCACCTCTTTGAGCAGTCCGGCGCGCACTGGGTTGAGTGGCTGAGCATCGGCTGTATCGTGGCCGGTTTCCTCTTCACCTTCTTCTTCTACGGACGCGGGCCGTCGCAGGACCGCCTCCAGGCCAAGGCGCCGGGGCTCTACCATGTGCTCGAACGCCACGGCTGGTTTGACGATGTTTACGACTTCTATGTTACCCACATCCAGCAGCGCTTCGCGGACTTTATCGCGTTCCTCGACACGGCCCTCATCGGCGGGCTGGTCGTGCGCGGTACCGGCGCGGTTGCCGGGCTGGTCGGGATGGTTTCACGCTCGCTCCATGTGGGCAGTATTCACGGTTATGTTTATTGGTTTATCGCCGGCGTCCTTCTCTTTGGCGCCTTTGCTCTGGGATTGCTACGATGA
- a CDS encoding NADH-quinone oxidoreductase subunit J family protein: MHDFFFYLFSALTVLAALLVVINPDAVNSAVFMIVSFVGTAALFLLLDAFFLAILQVLVYAGAVMVLFLFIIMLLDVERSSRLRPDTISVVASVVATLLLIFGMAYLFLTGPDATATALAAAPDVPGAANPMGYATASRAFGYGLFTKYMLPFQVSGILLLVAMIGVIVLSKRLGGPGSGAPSASEIRKAEVRES; encoded by the coding sequence ATGCATGACTTTTTCTTTTATCTGTTTTCCGCGCTGACGGTGTTGGCCGCCTTATTGGTGGTGATCAACCCCGATGCGGTGAACAGCGCCGTTTTCATGATCGTGAGCTTCGTGGGCACGGCTGCGCTGTTCCTGCTGCTGGACGCCTTCTTCCTGGCCATTCTCCAGGTGCTGGTGTACGCCGGGGCGGTCATGGTGCTGTTTTTGTTCATCATCATGCTGCTCGATGTCGAGCGCTCCAGCCGCCTCCGCCCGGACACGATTTCGGTCGTCGCCTCCGTGGTGGCTACGTTGCTGCTGATCTTCGGGATGGCCTACCTTTTCCTGACCGGTCCGGATGCGACGGCGACCGCCCTGGCCGCCGCCCCCGATGTCCCCGGCGCGGCCAACCCGATGGGCTATGCCACGGCTTCGCGGGCCTTTGGTTACGGACTTTTCACTAAATACATGCTGCCGTTCCAGGTCTCGGGAATCCTCCTGCTGGTGGCCATGATCGGCGTGATCGTGCTGAGCAAGCGGCTGGGCGGCCCCGGATCGGGTGCCCCCTCGGCCAGTGAAATTCGCAAGGCGGAAGTGAGGGAATCATGA
- a CDS encoding NADH-quinone oxidoreductase subunit N — protein MNKELLTQLSEQFASTNQWSALWPEILLVLLAILVLLIDLFGGKFRERAVPLAAIGGQIGIFIALMSRLCGGFSDSRLLFGGMIMPTMLGDVMRVFFLLASILVCWLGMVYLRKQRTLPRMEFYCLTLIVTAALMLLGQSSNFVMLFVALETVTIGFYVLVSYGRNSIFSLEGGLKYLVLGGTSTAILLFGIVLLYGVAGDPSLPAYSQDSLNFLALEQFLALNPDNVLAKIGVVMVLCGICFKIGAVPFQIWIPDVYQGAPTPVTAFLAVSSKAAGFIILINLIVGPFGPMKELVVPLLSAIAVVTILFGNLTALGQRNVKRVMGLSGIAHAGYLLLGIVALAEGVELASWAIIFYLFTYLFGSFAVFGVMAQVAGVDDENQEIDHYVHLAKRQPFLAGVLAVGLGSLAGIPPLAGFIGKVFLFVVAFQANLYVLLAVAITGVVISIYYYFGWMREAFFQEQSWPEGKEEKLEPIKVCLPHKVTLAALAIITVALGVYQGSFGGF, from the coding sequence ATGAACAAGGAACTTCTGACTCAGCTTTCGGAGCAATTCGCCTCCACCAACCAGTGGTCAGCCCTCTGGCCGGAAATCCTGCTCGTCCTGCTGGCGATTCTCGTCCTGCTGATCGACCTCTTCGGTGGGAAGTTTCGGGAGCGGGCCGTCCCCCTTGCCGCCATCGGTGGGCAGATCGGGATCTTTATCGCGCTGATGTCGCGCCTGTGCGGCGGTTTCAGCGACAGCCGCCTGCTCTTTGGCGGGATGATTATGCCGACTATGCTTGGCGACGTGATGCGGGTGTTTTTCCTGCTGGCTTCGATCCTTGTGTGCTGGCTGGGGATGGTGTACCTGCGCAAGCAGCGGACGCTGCCCCGGATGGAGTTCTACTGCCTGACGCTGATCGTGACGGCGGCTCTCATGCTGCTGGGGCAGAGCTCGAATTTCGTCATGCTCTTCGTGGCGCTGGAAACGGTGACTATCGGCTTCTACGTGCTCGTCAGCTATGGGCGTAATAGTATCTTCTCGCTCGAAGGCGGTTTAAAATATCTTGTCCTCGGCGGGACCAGCACGGCTATCCTGCTCTTCGGGATCGTTCTGCTCTACGGCGTCGCCGGTGATCCGAGCCTGCCCGCGTATTCGCAGGATTCGCTGAATTTCCTCGCGCTGGAGCAGTTCCTCGCCCTCAACCCGGACAACGTCCTGGCCAAAATCGGGGTCGTCATGGTGCTGTGCGGCATCTGCTTCAAGATCGGGGCGGTCCCGTTCCAGATCTGGATCCCCGACGTTTACCAAGGTGCGCCGACGCCGGTGACGGCCTTCCTCGCCGTTTCCTCCAAGGCCGCCGGTTTCATCATCCTGATCAACCTGATCGTCGGCCCCTTCGGCCCGATGAAGGAACTGGTCGTGCCGCTCCTGTCGGCCATCGCGGTGGTGACGATCCTCTTTGGGAATCTGACCGCCCTGGGCCAGCGCAACGTCAAGCGCGTGATGGGCCTTTCCGGGATCGCGCACGCCGGTTATCTCTTGCTGGGCATCGTGGCCCTGGCCGAAGGTGTCGAACTGGCTTCGTGGGCGATTATCTTCTACCTTTTCACCTACCTTTTCGGTTCCTTCGCGGTCTTCGGCGTCATGGCGCAGGTGGCCGGGGTGGACGACGAAAACCAGGAAATCGACCACTACGTGCATCTGGCCAAACGTCAGCCCTTCCTTGCCGGTGTGCTTGCCGTCGGGCTCGGTTCGCTGGCCGGGATTCCGCCCTTGGCCGGTTTCATCGGGAAGGTGTTTCTCTTCGTTGTCGCGTTCCAGGCGAATCTGTACGTCCTGCTCGCCGTGGCCATCACCGGGGTCGTGATCTCGATCTACTACTACTTTGGCTGGATGCGCGAAGCCTTCTTCCAGGAGCAATCCTGGCCCGAGGGCAAGGAGGAGAAGCTTGAACCAATCAAGGTTTGCCTCCCGCACAAGGTCACGCTGGCCGCGCTGGCCATCATCACCGTTGCGCTCGGCGTCTATCAAGGCAGCTTCGGCGGCTTCTGA
- a CDS encoding secondary thiamine-phosphate synthase enzyme YjbQ produces the protein MKSYRKELWFNIPQRRQLINITGEVEAALRESGIQEGLCLVNAMHISASVFINDDESGLHADFERWLEKLAPEKPHDQYAHNGYEDNADAHLKRTIMGREVTVAVTEGRLDFGPWEQIFYGEFDGKRKKRALIKIIGA, from the coding sequence ATGAAATCCTACCGCAAGGAACTCTGGTTCAACATCCCGCAACGCCGCCAGTTGATCAACATCACCGGCGAAGTCGAAGCCGCCCTGCGCGAAAGCGGCATCCAGGAGGGCCTCTGTCTGGTCAACGCCATGCACATCAGCGCCAGCGTCTTTATCAACGACGACGAATCCGGCCTCCACGCCGACTTCGAGCGCTGGCTGGAAAAACTCGCCCCCGAAAAGCCCCACGACCAATACGCCCATAATGGCTACGAGGACAACGCCGACGCCCACCTCAAGCGCACCATCATGGGCCGTGAAGTCACCGTCGCCGTGACCGAGGGCCGTCTCGACTTCGGCCCGTGGGAGCAGATCTTTTACGGCGAATTTGACGGCAAACGCAAAAAGCGCGCCCTCATCAAAATCATCGGCGCCTAG
- a CDS encoding complex I subunit 1/NuoH family protein — protein MDWIDIILKVIYAVLVVVVTMTIAGYSVMAERKIASWIQGRIGPNRAAIPGISDIPVLGRALVKLGIFQLPADGLKFLFKEEPMPAHVKKIYYVVAPCLSLIPALVTVVVLPFGVYFIDGQANPLVLADVDIGILFILAISSLSVYGIVLGAWAGNSKYPFYGGIRSSAQMISYELAMGMSILPVLMWANGPNGGVGGLGDLTLFNIVTAQQDLWMAFWMPVPAFIYLTALFAETNRLPFDMPETETELVGGFHTEYGGFKFGLYFTAEYAHMVVGSAVFTLLFFGGWQFLPTFGFLPDWVANPWASWGWIGSVVSVIYFLVKMYALMVFFIWVRWTLPRFRYDQVMTIGWKYLIPLALVCIIFYAIFIAAWDTFVTIDNAPAIIDRALP, from the coding sequence ATGGACTGGATCGATATCATACTGAAAGTGATTTACGCCGTGCTGGTGGTTGTCGTCACCATGACGATTGCCGGTTACTCCGTCATGGCCGAGCGCAAGATCGCCAGTTGGATCCAGGGGCGTATCGGGCCTAACCGTGCGGCCATTCCGGGCATTTCGGACATCCCCGTGCTCGGGCGCGCGCTGGTCAAGCTGGGCATTTTTCAGCTCCCGGCTGACGGCCTGAAGTTCCTCTTCAAGGAGGAGCCCATGCCCGCCCACGTAAAAAAGATTTACTACGTGGTGGCTCCGTGCCTGTCGCTGATCCCGGCGCTGGTCACGGTCGTGGTGCTGCCTTTCGGGGTGTACTTCATCGACGGGCAGGCCAATCCGCTGGTCCTGGCCGATGTCGATATCGGCATCCTCTTCATCCTGGCTATCAGCTCGCTGAGCGTTTACGGCATCGTGCTGGGCGCCTGGGCCGGGAACAGTAAATACCCCTTCTACGGCGGTATCCGCTCCTCGGCGCAGATGATCTCCTACGAACTGGCCATGGGCATGAGCATCCTGCCGGTGCTGATGTGGGCCAACGGCCCCAACGGCGGGGTGGGCGGCCTTGGCGACCTGACGCTGTTCAATATCGTCACCGCCCAGCAGGACCTGTGGATGGCGTTCTGGATGCCGGTCCCGGCCTTCATTTACCTGACCGCGCTTTTCGCCGAAACCAACCGCCTGCCCTTCGACATGCCCGAGACCGAGACCGAACTGGTCGGCGGTTTCCACACCGAGTACGGCGGCTTCAAGTTCGGCCTGTACTTCACGGCGGAGTACGCCCACATGGTGGTCGGCTCGGCGGTGTTCACGCTGCTGTTCTTTGGTGGCTGGCAGTTCCTGCCAACCTTCGGCTTCCTGCCGGATTGGGTGGCCAACCCGTGGGCCTCGTGGGGCTGGATCGGCTCCGTCGTCAGCGTCATTTACTTCCTCGTCAAGATGTACGCCCTGATGGTTTTCTTCATCTGGGTGCGCTGGACGCTTCCGCGCTTCCGCTACGACCAGGTTATGACCATCGGATGGAAGTACCTCATTCCGCTGGCCCTCGTGTGCATCATCTTCTACGCGATTTTCATCGCCGCCTGGGATACTTTCGTGACGATCGACAACGCCCCCGCCATCATCGACCGGGCGCTTCCCTAA
- a CDS encoding NuoI/complex I 23 kDa subunit family protein: MSKVVERKPLTFFEKTYLPQILGGLRITLKNFFKPKVTLQYPEERPPIPEGYRGVPTLVKDPNGREKCVSCQLCEFVCPPKAIRITPGEIPEVSETAHVEKAPQDFEINMLRCIYCGMCQEVCPEEAIFLQDIYSLVGTSREELVYHKQKLYELGGTLPDEHYKWDKKKEAAERAAAGGHH, from the coding sequence ATGTCCAAAGTCGTCGAACGCAAACCGCTCACTTTCTTTGAGAAGACCTACCTGCCGCAAATCCTCGGCGGGCTCAGAATCACGTTAAAAAACTTCTTCAAGCCGAAGGTCACGCTCCAGTACCCGGAGGAACGCCCGCCGATCCCGGAGGGCTACCGTGGCGTGCCCACGCTGGTGAAGGACCCCAACGGCCGCGAAAAGTGCGTCTCGTGCCAGTTGTGCGAGTTCGTCTGCCCGCCGAAGGCCATACGCATCACCCCGGGCGAGATCCCCGAGGTCAGCGAGACCGCTCACGTGGAAAAGGCCCCGCAGGACTTCGAGATCAATATGCTGCGCTGCATCTACTGCGGCATGTGCCAGGAAGTCTGTCCGGAGGAGGCGATCTTCCTGCAGGATATTTATTCGCTGGTCGGCACCTCGCGCGAGGAGCTGGTTTACCACAAGCAGAAGCTTTACGAGCTGGGCGGTACGCTGCCCGATGAGCACTACAAGTGGGACAAGAAGAAAGAGGCCGCCGAACGCGCCGCCGCCGGAGGCCATCACTAG